The Oncorhynchus tshawytscha isolate Ot180627B linkage group LG08, Otsh_v2.0, whole genome shotgun sequence genome window below encodes:
- the cpxm1b gene encoding probable carboxypeptidase X1: MSEGTVMAQSLYFTFVLSCLICGSYGLVSSGIGITTVRSVDYNATTTVTPTERRDSTTKPSTTQSNKSTNAPAVRLTSTTTSKVLTTTTRPPKTTTTANYSFNTEDLNEGIDKKVEKRVWNKEPEDEPLEFECPPLGLESLRVKDPQLRASSYKRRGLGPHRGRLNIQSGIEDGDIYDGAWCAQYEDKKQWLEVDARRPTRFTGVILQGRSSIWSWDFILTYKVQFSNDTLVWQPAMNGTKEAVFEGNQDTETPVLALFNESATVARYIRINPQSWYENGTICLRAEVLGCTLPDPNNIYAWQQTEQGTKDKLDFRHHNYKEMRKLMKSVSEACPDITHIYSIGKSHMGLKMYVMEISDHPGKHELGEPEFRYVAGMHGNEALGRELLLNLMQYICQEYKLGNQRIVRLVKETRIHLLPSMNPDGYEMAFKKGSELAGWALGRYSYQGIDMNHNFADLNKVMWDAIEFDFQNNDKSKLINHYIPIPEYYTSEDAFVALETRAVINWMQNIPFVLSANLHGGELVVTYPFDRTEDWAPHDDTPTPDNSFFRWLATVYASTNQVMSNPDRRPCHNENFQRYNNIINGANWHTVQGSMNDFSYLHTNCFDVTVELSCDKFPHASELPIEWENNKESLLIYMEQVHRGLKGVIRDKDTEAGIADAIIKVDDIDHHIRSVADGDYWRLLNPGEYEVTVSAEGYNPSTRMCRVMYEHYPTICDFRLTKTPKQRLKEILAKGGKLPKDLQLRLRQLRLRKLRASTKAINSRRAAASRKARGS, encoded by the exons ATGTCTGAAGGGACAGTTATGGCACAATCCCTGTACTTTAcctttgttttgtcgtgtttgataTGTGGATCATATGGTCTCGTTTCATCTGGAATTGGAATAACTACAGTGAGGTCTGTGGATTATAATGCAACTACAACTGTTACTCCGACTGAGAGACGAGATTCTACAACTAAACCAAGTACTACCCAGAGCAATAAAAGCACCAACGCACCAGCGGTAAGGTTGACATCCACAACGACTTCAAAGGTACTGACGACTACTACTAGACCACCGAAAACGACCACCACCGCTAACTATAGTTTCAACACAGAAGACTTAAATGAGGGTATCGACAAGAAAGTGGAAAAAAGAGTATGGAACAAAGAACCTGAGGATGAACCACTCGAATTTG AGTGCCCTCCGCTGGGGCTGGAGTCTCTGAGGGTGAAGGACCCACAGCTGCGGGCCTCGTCCTACAAACGCCGGGGACTTGGACCTCACCGTGGTCGACTCAACATCCAG tCGGGTATCGAGGACGGGGACATCTATGACGGGGCGTGGTGCGCCCAGTATGAGGATAAGAAACAGTGGCTGGAGGTGGATGCCCGGCGACCCACGCGTTTCACCGGGGTCATCCTGCAGGGACGCAGCTCAATCTGGAG TTGGGACTTCATACTCACCTACAAGGTCCAGTTCAGTAATGACACCCTGGTTTGGCAGCCAGCTATGAATGGGACTAAAGAGGCT GTAtttgaggggaaccaggatactGAAACTCCAGTGTTGGCCCTATTTAACGAGTCGGCAACAGTGGCGCGCTACATCCGTATCAATCCACAGAGCTGGTACGAGAACGGAACTATCTGTCTGAGAGCTGAGGTTCTGGGCTGTACCCTACCAG ATCCTAACAACATCTACGCTTGGCAGCAGACAGAGCAAGGCACCAAAGACAAGCTGGACTTCAGACACCACAACTACAAGGAGATGAGGAAA CTCATGAAATCAGTGTCCGAGGCCTGCCCTGACATCACACATATCTACAGCATCGGGAAGAGTCACATGGGTCTCAAGATGTACGTCATGGAGATCTCCGACCACCCTGGAAAACATGAGTTGG GCGAGCCAGAGTTCCGCTATGTGGCTGGCATGCATGGGAATGAAGCCCTGGGCCGGGAGCTGCTGCTCAACCTGATGCAGTATATCTGTCAGGAGTACAAACTGGGAAACCAGCGCATCGTCCGGCTGGTCAAGGAGACACGCATCCACTTGCTGCCATCCATGAACCCCGATGGTTATGAAATGGCCTTCAAGAAG GGTTCCGAGTTGGCGGGGTGGGCGCTCGGTCGCTATAGCTACCAGGGCATCGACATGAACCACAACTTTGCTGACCTGAACAAAGTCATGTGGGATGCTATTGAATTTGACTTCCAAAATAACGATAAGTCCAAACTCATCAACCACTACATCCCCATACCAGAGTACTATACCTCAGAGGACGCCTTT GTGGCCTTAGAGACGCGTGCTGTCATTAACTGGATGCAGAATATCCCGTTCGTATTAAGTGCCAACCTCCACGGGGGTGAACTGGTGGTCACCTACCCCTTCGACAGGACTGAAGACTGGGCACCTCACGATGACACCCCTACACCGGACAATAGTTTCTTCCGCTGGCTGGCCACAGTCTATGCCAGCACCAACCAGGTCATGTCAAATCCAGACCGCCGGCCTTGTCACAATGAAAACTTCCAACGctacaacaacatcatcaacggAGCCAACTGGCACACGGTCCAAGGAA GCATGAATGATTTCAGCTATCTACACACCAACTGCTTCGATGTGACAGTGGAGTTGTCCTGTGATAAGTTCCCCCATGCCAGTGAGCTGCCCATCGAGTGGGAGAACAACAAAGAGTCTTTACTGATCTACATGGAGCAG GTCCACAGAGGACTCAAGGGTGTgatcagagacaaagacacagaggctGGAATTGCAGATGCCATAATCAAAGTGGATGACATCGACCACCATATTAGATCAG TTGCTGACGGGGACTACTGGCGCCTGCTAAACCCGGGCGAGTACGAGGTCACGGTGAGTGCCGAGGGCTACAACCCATCCACACGTATGTGCCGTGTGATGTACGAGCATTACCCCACCATATGTGACTTCCGCCTCACCAAGACCCCCAAACAGAGGCTGAAGGAGATCCTGGCCAAGGGGGGCAAGCTCCCCAAAGACCTGCAGCTGAGGCTACGACAGCTGCGTCTGAGAAAACTGAGGGCCAGCACCAAGGCCATCAACAGTAGGCGTGCGGCTGCTAGCAGGAAGGCACGGGGGTCATGA